In the Tribolium castaneum strain GA2 chromosome 1, icTriCast1.1, whole genome shotgun sequence genome, one interval contains:
- the sgl gene encoding UDP-glucose 6-dehydrogenase isoform X2 yields the protein MVVKKICCVGAGYVGGPTCSVIALKCPEIHVTVVDLSKSRIDQWNSDKLPIYEPGLDEIVKQCRGRNLFFSTDIETAILEADLIFISVNTPTKTIGNGKGRAPDLKYVEGAARMIAEIAQSDKIVVEKSTVPVRAAESILKILSANQKPGVSYQILSNPEFLAEGTAINDLINADRVLIGGEESPKGKAAIEELCGIYEHWIPREKIFTTNTWSSELSKLAANAMLAQRISSINSLSAVCEATGADVSEVATAVGLDSRIGSKFLQASIGGSCFQKDILNLVYICECLNLPEVAAYWQQVVDMNEYQKSRFTAKVIQSLFNTVSGKTVTILGFAFKKNTGDTRETPAIHVAKTLLDEGATLKIYDPKVEEDQIYYDLTHPAVCESPETVKKAISVYHDAYSACENSHAIVLCTEWDEFKTLDYHKIYHVMMKPAYVFDGRKILDHQTLIDIGFHVQTIGKTLQRPLLTRFCGGNTCMH from the exons AtggttgttaaaaaaatttgttgtgtGGGGGCTGGTTACGTCGGTGGCCCAACGTGTAGTGTCATAGCTTTGAAATGTCCAGAAATTCATGTAACAGTGGTAGATTTATCAAAATCACGAATTGATCAATGGAATTCGGACAAACTTCCTATTTACGAG CCGGGTTTGGAcgaaattgttaaacaatgcAGAGGGAGGAATCTATTTTTCTCCACCGACATTGAAACTGCAATTTTAGAAGCTGacttaatatttatttcagtGAATACGCCGACAAAGACCATTGGAAATGGGAAG GGCAGGGCCCCTGACTTGAAATACGTCGAAGGCGCCGCTCGAATGATTGCCGAAATCGCACAAAGCGATAAAATCGTCGTCGAAAAAAGCACAGTTCCGGTCCGAGCCGCTGAAAgcattctaaaaattttaagtgcCAACCAAAAACCGGGAGTTTCTTATCAGATTCTCTCAAATCCGGAATTTTTAGCCGAAGGCACAGCTATTAACGATTTGATTAATGCCGACCGTGTTCTAATCGGTGGTGAAGAAAGTCCTAAAGGAAAAGCAGCAATTGAAGAATTGTGCGGTATTTACGAACATTGGATTCCACgagaaaaaattttcacaacaaaTACTTGGTCATCGGAATTATCCAAACtt gCTGCGAATGCAATGTTGGCTCAACGAATCTCAAGTATTAATTCATTGTCGGCTGTTTGTGAAGCAACCGGTGCTGATGTTTCCGAAGTTGCGACTGCTGTTGGATTAGATTCGAGGATTGGATCGAAATTTTTGCAAGCTTCAATAGG CGGGAGCTGTTTCCAAAAAGACATCCTCAATTTGGTCTACATTTGCGAATGTTTGAATTTACCGGAAGTCGCAGCCTACTGGCAACAAGTCGTCGATATGAACGAATACCAAAAATCACGTTTCACAGCCAAAGTCATTCAATCACTGTTTAATACAGTGAGTGGTAAAACAGTCACGATTTTGGGTTTCgcatttaagaaaaatactgGAGATACGAGGGAAACCCCAGCTATACATGTGGCTAAAACATTACTCGACGAAGGCGCTACGTTGAAAATCTACGACCCTAAAGTCGAAGAAGACCAGATTTACTACGATTTGACTCATCCGGCAGTTTGTGAGTCTCCGGAAACGGTCAAAAAGGCCATTTCTGTATACCACGATGCTTACTCAGCGTGTGAAAATTCGCATGCTATTGTTTTGTGCACAGAGTGGGATGAATTCAAg ACGCTTGATTATCACAAGATTTACCACGTTATGATGAAACCAGCTTATGTGTTCGATGGACGAAAAATTCTAGACCATCAAACTTTGATCGATATTGGATTTCACGTACAAACTATAGGAAAGACTTTGCAAAGGCCACTTTTGACTAGATTTTGTGGGGGGAATACCTGCATGCATTAG
- the babo gene encoding TGF-beta receptor type-1 isoform X3 gives MPPKTHRNNMARTSLLVFCCAVFWLSRLDNGVQALKCKCDNCKETNYTCQTDGYCFTSTYLSKSGGVEHNYRCLDRSLQVPHNNPLLCHRQNPLNSEFVMECCKNEDYCNVHLSPRLMQKPQAPKFSNFTTAEIVLMSVIPTMLLCFIGVGVYYFYKTKHKRGGLHHHLRHGEDSIEAPDHPILKGVSLQHMIEMTTSGSGSGLPLLVQRSIARQIQLVEIIGQGRFGEVWRGRWRGENVAVKIFSSREERSWFREAEIYQTVMLRHDNILGFIAADNKDNGTWTQLWLITDYHEYGSLFDFLGRNTLDTTGMIRMALSIATGLAHLHMDIMGTQGKPAIAHRDLKSKNILVKSNFTCAIGDLGLAVRHDATTDTVDIPLNNRVGTKRYMAPEVLDETMNVNHFDSFKRADVYALGLIFWEIARRCNVGGIYDEYQLPFYDAVPSDPTIEEMRRVVCVDKQRPNIPNRWQSCEALRVMLKLMKECWYHNATARLTALRIKKTLSNFRTSEELKM, from the exons ATGCCTCCTAAAACACATCGCAACAACATGGCCAGAACTAGCCTCCTTGTGTTTTGTTGTGCTGTCTTTTGGCTGAGCCGATTGGATAACG GGGTTCAAGCACTTAAATGTAAGTGCGATAATTGTAAGGAAACCAACTACACGTGCCAGACCGATGGGTACTGCTTTACATCGACTTACTTGTCCAAATCTGGAGGCGTCGAACATAATTATcg GTGCCTGGATCGATCCCTTCAAGTTCCTCATAATAATCCTTTGCTCTGCCATCGGCAGAACCCTCTCAATTCTGAATTTGTCATGGAGTGCTGCAAAAACGAAGACTACTGCAATGTACACCTTTCACCCCGACTAATGCAAAAGCCCCAAG CGCCGAAATTCTCCAATTTTACAACAGCGGAAATCGTCTTGATGTCAGTCATCCCAACAATGTTGTTGTGTTTCATCGGAGTTGgtgtttattacttttacaaaacaaaacataagCGTGGAGGGTTACACCACCATTTACGTCACGGTGAAGACAGTATTGAAGCTCCAGATCATCCTATTTTAAAGGGTGTGAGTTTGCAACATATGATTGAGATGACAACGAGTGGTAGTGGCTCAG GCTTGCCTTTATTGGTGCAACGTAGCATTGCTCGCCAAATCCAATTGGTTGAAATAATCGGGCAGGGGAGGTTTGGCGAGGTGTGGAGAGGGCGTTGGAGGGGTGAAAATGTCGCTGTGAAAATTTTCAGTTCACGAGAGGAACGTTCATGGTTTCGTGAAGCTGAGATTTATCAAACCGTTATGTTACGACATGATAACATCCTCGGTTTTATTGCGGCCGATAATAAAG ATAATGGGACATGGACCCAATTGTGGTTGATTACCGATTATCACGAATATGGTTCGCTTTTTGATTTCCTGGGTCGCAATACTTTGGATACCACCGGTATGATACGAATGGCTTTATCTATAGCCACAGGTCTTGCCCATCTCCATATGGATATCATGGGTACGCAGGGCAAGCCAGCAATTGCCCATCGTGACTTGAAGTCAAAGAATATTTTGGTCAAGTCGAATTTTACGTGTGCTATTGGTGATTTGGGATTAGCTGTTAGACATGATGCGACAACTGATACCGTTGATATTCCGCTCAATAATCGAGTGGGTACGAAACGGTATATGGCACCGGAAGTTTTGGACGAAACGATGAATGTAAATCATTTTGATTCGTTCAAACGAGCCGATGTTTATGCGTTAGGGTTGATTTTTTGGGAGATTGCGAGGCGATGTAATGTGGGAGGGATTTACGATGAGTATCAGTTACCGTTTTATGATGCTGTGCCGTCTGATCCCACCATTGAAGAAATGAGAAG GGTGGTGTGTGTCGATAAACAAAGGCCTAACATACCAAACCGTTGGCAGAGTTGCGAAGCTCTCCGCGTCATGTTGAAACTAATGAAAGAGTGTTGGTATCACAACGCGACAGCTCGTTTAACAGCTCTAAGGATTAAAAAGACACTCTCTAACTTCCGAACATCGGAGGAACTTAAAATGTGA
- the babo gene encoding TGF-beta receptor type-1 isoform X1, producing the protein MPPKTHRNNMARTSLLVFCCAVFWLSRLDNGVQALKCKCDNCKETNYTCQTDGYCFTSTYLSKSGGVEHNYRCYHKKSIPDIVETSGMSTEFCYRYAVVTNHPDFTKVASSCCDDRDFCNANITLSLPNELEWFENASMAAPKFSNFTTAEIVLMSVIPTMLLCFIGVGVYYFYKTKHKRGGLHHHLRHGEDSIEAPDHPILKGVSLQHMIEMTTSGSGSGLPLLVQRSIARQIQLVEIIGQGRFGEVWRGRWRGENVAVKIFSSREERSWFREAEIYQTVMLRHDNILGFIAADNKDNGTWTQLWLITDYHEYGSLFDFLGRNTLDTTGMIRMALSIATGLAHLHMDIMGTQGKPAIAHRDLKSKNILVKSNFTCAIGDLGLAVRHDATTDTVDIPLNNRVGTKRYMAPEVLDETMNVNHFDSFKRADVYALGLIFWEIARRCNVGGIYDEYQLPFYDAVPSDPTIEEMRRVVCVDKQRPNIPNRWQSCEALRVMLKLMKECWYHNATARLTALRIKKTLSNFRTSEELKM; encoded by the exons ATGCCTCCTAAAACACATCGCAACAACATGGCCAGAACTAGCCTCCTTGTGTTTTGTTGTGCTGTCTTTTGGCTGAGCCGATTGGATAACG GGGTTCAAGCACTTAAATGTAAGTGCGATAATTGTAAGGAAACCAACTACACGTGCCAGACCGATGGGTACTGCTTTACATCGACTTACTTGTCCAAATCTGGAGGCGTCGAACATAATTATcg ATGTTACCACAAAAAAAGCATACCTGATATAGTAGAAACATCAGGCATGTCAACtgaattttgttaccgatatGCTGTTGTTACAAATCATCCGGACTTTACCAAAGTGGCATCATCGTGCTGTGACGATAGAGATTTTTGTAATGCTAATATAACTTTGTCCTTACCAAACGAATTAGAATGGTTTGAAAATGCATCGATGGCAG CGCCGAAATTCTCCAATTTTACAACAGCGGAAATCGTCTTGATGTCAGTCATCCCAACAATGTTGTTGTGTTTCATCGGAGTTGgtgtttattacttttacaaaacaaaacataagCGTGGAGGGTTACACCACCATTTACGTCACGGTGAAGACAGTATTGAAGCTCCAGATCATCCTATTTTAAAGGGTGTGAGTTTGCAACATATGATTGAGATGACAACGAGTGGTAGTGGCTCAG GCTTGCCTTTATTGGTGCAACGTAGCATTGCTCGCCAAATCCAATTGGTTGAAATAATCGGGCAGGGGAGGTTTGGCGAGGTGTGGAGAGGGCGTTGGAGGGGTGAAAATGTCGCTGTGAAAATTTTCAGTTCACGAGAGGAACGTTCATGGTTTCGTGAAGCTGAGATTTATCAAACCGTTATGTTACGACATGATAACATCCTCGGTTTTATTGCGGCCGATAATAAAG ATAATGGGACATGGACCCAATTGTGGTTGATTACCGATTATCACGAATATGGTTCGCTTTTTGATTTCCTGGGTCGCAATACTTTGGATACCACCGGTATGATACGAATGGCTTTATCTATAGCCACAGGTCTTGCCCATCTCCATATGGATATCATGGGTACGCAGGGCAAGCCAGCAATTGCCCATCGTGACTTGAAGTCAAAGAATATTTTGGTCAAGTCGAATTTTACGTGTGCTATTGGTGATTTGGGATTAGCTGTTAGACATGATGCGACAACTGATACCGTTGATATTCCGCTCAATAATCGAGTGGGTACGAAACGGTATATGGCACCGGAAGTTTTGGACGAAACGATGAATGTAAATCATTTTGATTCGTTCAAACGAGCCGATGTTTATGCGTTAGGGTTGATTTTTTGGGAGATTGCGAGGCGATGTAATGTGGGAGGGATTTACGATGAGTATCAGTTACCGTTTTATGATGCTGTGCCGTCTGATCCCACCATTGAAGAAATGAGAAG GGTGGTGTGTGTCGATAAACAAAGGCCTAACATACCAAACCGTTGGCAGAGTTGCGAAGCTCTCCGCGTCATGTTGAAACTAATGAAAGAGTGTTGGTATCACAACGCGACAGCTCGTTTAACAGCTCTAAGGATTAAAAAGACACTCTCTAACTTCCGAACATCGGAGGAACTTAAAATGTGA
- the Paip1 gene encoding polyadenylate-binding protein-interacting protein 1, with protein sequence MDDNKAPALWDAKCEAPKGLRPPNAPPTRLLEDTKTSEKPFKSSLSADAPEFIPASMKSSATTQSSGVQDRLKKFKVVENSGGNDSEFVGSPDDIRLKHLIDTLTKDPGQFSDLLDIFMDTLSPYFGDIFVLTRAAQLLVEQAIVYPSFRYTAARLCCFIEQCCPEFRAELHLTCQKQLKVHTNKSGLLLFVAELYTQLHHENIYGGYLIDAYKHLLAVGGNDNVKSICQALKLTGYSLELYDKKALDEVFEKLNEVKPTVTGTALSLINSVVNLRSSQWGHNSPTNSSSNSEPENTYWSDTSHTVFYSSDGSKFTSEENDFLAANMNSTEEYLTDLSDPDELCDPEPEMDEEIQAAFKDFVKLSKR encoded by the exons ATGGACGACAACAAGGCCCCCGCCCTCTGGGACGCCAAATGTGAAGCACCGAAAGGCCTGCGTCCTCCAAACGCACCGCCGACTCGCCTCCTCGAAGACACGAAAACGTCGGAAAAACCGTTCAAGTCCAGTTTATCGGCGGACGCACCTGAATTCATACCCGCGTCCATGAAAAGTAGTGCTACAACACAATCAAGTGGTGTTCAAGACAGATTGAAAAAGTTCAAAGTGGTGGAGAATTCGGGAGGAAATGACAGTGAGTTTGTGGGGTCTCCCGACGATATCCGCTTGAAACACCTCATTGACACTTTGACCAAAGATCCAGGACAGTTTAGTGACTTGTTGGACATATTTATGGACACTTTATCGCCGTATTTTGgtgatatttttgttctgacaCGAGCTGCGCAACTTCTAGTCGAACAA GCGATTGTGTATCCAAGTTTTAGATACACAGCAGCAAGGTTGTGTTGTTTTATTGAACAGTGTTGTCCTGAATTTCGAGCTGAATTGCATTTAACTTGTCAGAAGCAATTGAAAGTTCACACGAATAAGTCGGGGCTGCTTTTGTTTGTTGCCGAGTTGTATACACAACTTCACCATGAAAATATCTACGGGGGTTATTTGATAGACGCTTACAAACATTTACTTGCAGTGGGGGGCAATGATAACGTTAAATCTATCTGTCAAGCACTAAAA ttGACGGGATATTCATTAGAATTGTACGACAAAAAAGCCCTCGatgaagtttttgaaaaattaaatgaagtCAAACCCACCGTAACTGGAACTGCGTTAAGTCTAATTAATTCAGTCGTAAATCTGAGGAGTTCGCAATGGGGGCACAACAGTCCGACAAATTCTAG ttCAAACTCTGAGCCTGAAAATACCTACTGGAGTGACACCTCACACACTGTGTTTTACAGTTCAGACGGTTCGAAATTTACGTCGGAAGAGAATGATTTTCTCGCGGCAAATATGAATTCAACTGAGGAATATTTAAC ggaCTTGTCCGATCCAGACGAGTTATGTGATCCAGAACCAGAAATGGACGAGGAAATTCAAGCagcatttaaagatttcgtAAAATTGAGTAAACGATAG
- the babo gene encoding TGF-beta receptor type-1 isoform X2: MPPKTHRNNMARTSLLVFCCAVFWLSRLDNGVQALKCKCDNCKETNYTCQTDGYCFTSTYLSKSGGVEHNYRCLDKRQFFPPEEPRWCHSRPTTEYVQRCCRDRDFCNAETPQLPQHHNDNEILPFESTAPKFSNFTTAEIVLMSVIPTMLLCFIGVGVYYFYKTKHKRGGLHHHLRHGEDSIEAPDHPILKGVSLQHMIEMTTSGSGSGLPLLVQRSIARQIQLVEIIGQGRFGEVWRGRWRGENVAVKIFSSREERSWFREAEIYQTVMLRHDNILGFIAADNKDNGTWTQLWLITDYHEYGSLFDFLGRNTLDTTGMIRMALSIATGLAHLHMDIMGTQGKPAIAHRDLKSKNILVKSNFTCAIGDLGLAVRHDATTDTVDIPLNNRVGTKRYMAPEVLDETMNVNHFDSFKRADVYALGLIFWEIARRCNVGGIYDEYQLPFYDAVPSDPTIEEMRRVVCVDKQRPNIPNRWQSCEALRVMLKLMKECWYHNATARLTALRIKKTLSNFRTSEELKM; encoded by the exons ATGCCTCCTAAAACACATCGCAACAACATGGCCAGAACTAGCCTCCTTGTGTTTTGTTGTGCTGTCTTTTGGCTGAGCCGATTGGATAACG GGGTTCAAGCACTTAAATGTAAGTGCGATAATTGTAAGGAAACCAACTACACGTGCCAGACCGATGGGTACTGCTTTACATCGACTTACTTGTCCAAATCTGGAGGCGTCGAACATAATTATcg CTGTTTAGACAAACGCCAGTTTTTCCCACCTGAAGAACCCCGATGGTGCCACAGCAGACCCACGACAGAATACGTTCAAAGGTGCTGTCGTGACAGGGATTTTTGTAATGCAGAAACACCACAACTGCCTCAACATCATAATGATAACGAAATCCTTCCTTTCGAAAGTACAG CGCCGAAATTCTCCAATTTTACAACAGCGGAAATCGTCTTGATGTCAGTCATCCCAACAATGTTGTTGTGTTTCATCGGAGTTGgtgtttattacttttacaaaacaaaacataagCGTGGAGGGTTACACCACCATTTACGTCACGGTGAAGACAGTATTGAAGCTCCAGATCATCCTATTTTAAAGGGTGTGAGTTTGCAACATATGATTGAGATGACAACGAGTGGTAGTGGCTCAG GCTTGCCTTTATTGGTGCAACGTAGCATTGCTCGCCAAATCCAATTGGTTGAAATAATCGGGCAGGGGAGGTTTGGCGAGGTGTGGAGAGGGCGTTGGAGGGGTGAAAATGTCGCTGTGAAAATTTTCAGTTCACGAGAGGAACGTTCATGGTTTCGTGAAGCTGAGATTTATCAAACCGTTATGTTACGACATGATAACATCCTCGGTTTTATTGCGGCCGATAATAAAG ATAATGGGACATGGACCCAATTGTGGTTGATTACCGATTATCACGAATATGGTTCGCTTTTTGATTTCCTGGGTCGCAATACTTTGGATACCACCGGTATGATACGAATGGCTTTATCTATAGCCACAGGTCTTGCCCATCTCCATATGGATATCATGGGTACGCAGGGCAAGCCAGCAATTGCCCATCGTGACTTGAAGTCAAAGAATATTTTGGTCAAGTCGAATTTTACGTGTGCTATTGGTGATTTGGGATTAGCTGTTAGACATGATGCGACAACTGATACCGTTGATATTCCGCTCAATAATCGAGTGGGTACGAAACGGTATATGGCACCGGAAGTTTTGGACGAAACGATGAATGTAAATCATTTTGATTCGTTCAAACGAGCCGATGTTTATGCGTTAGGGTTGATTTTTTGGGAGATTGCGAGGCGATGTAATGTGGGAGGGATTTACGATGAGTATCAGTTACCGTTTTATGATGCTGTGCCGTCTGATCCCACCATTGAAGAAATGAGAAG GGTGGTGTGTGTCGATAAACAAAGGCCTAACATACCAAACCGTTGGCAGAGTTGCGAAGCTCTCCGCGTCATGTTGAAACTAATGAAAGAGTGTTGGTATCACAACGCGACAGCTCGTTTAACAGCTCTAAGGATTAAAAAGACACTCTCTAACTTCCGAACATCGGAGGAACTTAAAATGTGA
- the sgl gene encoding UDP-glucose 6-dehydrogenase isoform X1, protein MVVKKICCVGAGYVGGPTCSVIALKCPEIHVTVVDLSKSRIDQWNSDKLPIYEPGLDEIVKQCRGRNLFFSTDIETAILEADLIFISVNTPTKTIGNGKGRAPDLKYVEGAARMIAEIAQSDKIVVEKSTVPVRAAESILKILSANQKPGVSYQILSNPEFLAEGTAINDLINADRVLIGGEESPKGKAAIEELCGIYEHWIPREKIFTTNTWSSELSKLAANAMLAQRISSINSLSAVCEATGADVSEVATAVGLDSRIGSKFLQASIGFGGSCFQKDILNLVYICECLNLPEVAAYWQQVVDMNEYQKSRFTAKVIQSLFNTVSGKTVTILGFAFKKNTGDTRETPAIHVAKTLLDEGATLKIYDPKVEEDQIYYDLTHPAVCESPETVKKAISVYHDAYSACENSHAIVLCTEWDEFKTLDYHKIYHVMMKPAYVFDGRKILDHQTLIDIGFHVQTIGKTLQRPLLTRFCGGNTCMH, encoded by the exons AtggttgttaaaaaaatttgttgtgtGGGGGCTGGTTACGTCGGTGGCCCAACGTGTAGTGTCATAGCTTTGAAATGTCCAGAAATTCATGTAACAGTGGTAGATTTATCAAAATCACGAATTGATCAATGGAATTCGGACAAACTTCCTATTTACGAG CCGGGTTTGGAcgaaattgttaaacaatgcAGAGGGAGGAATCTATTTTTCTCCACCGACATTGAAACTGCAATTTTAGAAGCTGacttaatatttatttcagtGAATACGCCGACAAAGACCATTGGAAATGGGAAG GGCAGGGCCCCTGACTTGAAATACGTCGAAGGCGCCGCTCGAATGATTGCCGAAATCGCACAAAGCGATAAAATCGTCGTCGAAAAAAGCACAGTTCCGGTCCGAGCCGCTGAAAgcattctaaaaattttaagtgcCAACCAAAAACCGGGAGTTTCTTATCAGATTCTCTCAAATCCGGAATTTTTAGCCGAAGGCACAGCTATTAACGATTTGATTAATGCCGACCGTGTTCTAATCGGTGGTGAAGAAAGTCCTAAAGGAAAAGCAGCAATTGAAGAATTGTGCGGTATTTACGAACATTGGATTCCACgagaaaaaattttcacaacaaaTACTTGGTCATCGGAATTATCCAAACtt gCTGCGAATGCAATGTTGGCTCAACGAATCTCAAGTATTAATTCATTGTCGGCTGTTTGTGAAGCAACCGGTGCTGATGTTTCCGAAGTTGCGACTGCTGTTGGATTAGATTCGAGGATTGGATCGAAATTTTTGCAAGCTTCAATAGGT TTTGGCGGGAGCTGTTTCCAAAAAGACATCCTCAATTTGGTCTACATTTGCGAATGTTTGAATTTACCGGAAGTCGCAGCCTACTGGCAACAAGTCGTCGATATGAACGAATACCAAAAATCACGTTTCACAGCCAAAGTCATTCAATCACTGTTTAATACAGTGAGTGGTAAAACAGTCACGATTTTGGGTTTCgcatttaagaaaaatactgGAGATACGAGGGAAACCCCAGCTATACATGTGGCTAAAACATTACTCGACGAAGGCGCTACGTTGAAAATCTACGACCCTAAAGTCGAAGAAGACCAGATTTACTACGATTTGACTCATCCGGCAGTTTGTGAGTCTCCGGAAACGGTCAAAAAGGCCATTTCTGTATACCACGATGCTTACTCAGCGTGTGAAAATTCGCATGCTATTGTTTTGTGCACAGAGTGGGATGAATTCAAg ACGCTTGATTATCACAAGATTTACCACGTTATGATGAAACCAGCTTATGTGTTCGATGGACGAAAAATTCTAGACCATCAAACTTTGATCGATATTGGATTTCACGTACAAACTATAGGAAAGACTTTGCAAAGGCCACTTTTGACTAGATTTTGTGGGGGGAATACCTGCATGCATTAG